The Venturia canescens isolate UGA chromosome 4, ASM1945775v1, whole genome shotgun sequence genomic interval CTGCATTCAAGAACGCACCCTATAAGACTCGTTACTTTTTCTTTACCACTACCAATGATATTTCGTTCCCTTAAGTATCGTTAGAATTTTACGCTTCACGTATATAAGTACTGAAAGTAAAACGTTTAAAATATAACAATAACTGTGTGTTAGTTGGCTTAAAAAAGCCAATAATTTCAGTCGCTGCTTAAATCTCGGGCATATCTTATTGCGTTGAAGTTTGAATCATTGGAATAGAATAAAAcatgatattttgttttttaatgtaaGCGAATGCAGAATAACGTTTTAGTGCTAGTTTAGGCTGGAAAAGATGGGCGAAAACGCTGCTCGTTTCCCTTTGAGAACTCAATCGTAgaccaaaaattatttctataaAATGCAAgcaattgaaatatttagCAAATAACACAACGATCAAGTGAATTTTTGTCACATCCCAACAATGCAAAATTCAAcactattattttaatcgataaaattctcAAGGCAGTAAGAGGATCGAACGATTAATCAACAACTATGAACTAATGGGAGCATCGAATAGTTTCGATCAGGTTGTTTGAAATCTCATGTGAAGTTATCGAGAGAGGAAAGTAAAATTGATATTGAACAATTCCATGGCATCATGTGGCATCATTTTCAATAACTTCGACATAATTAGCTGGAAAAAGCCCATAAGTTCCATCAGGTCCGAGACCTTGCCACCAACCTTCGTCAATAGCATCAATGTGTGTAATAATATCACCAGGATCGAAAGTTATTTCGGTGTCATCGGCAGCTTGATAATCATAAAGTGCTCGAGCTTTCATGCCCTCGTTATTAGgatcgaaatataaataaggctCGCCACCGCTCAATTGATTGTATAATTCGGTCTCGACATTGTTTAAACTTTCCTCGGTCGTTTCCCCAATGACAGTCGGTGGACCGTTGTTCGTTCCAATTGCGAGTTCCTCCATCTTCGAAATTGTCGCTTTTTCCACGGATTCAAACTGTTCAACAGTCGCGGCAGCTCTTTCATCACTAGCTTTTGTTGCCGTTTCCACTTTTACTTCTGCTGCTTGTTTCGACTCTTCCGTCGTCGTAACGTTTCTTTCCTCGACTTTGGTTTCTCTTTCTTGAGCTTTTCGCTCTCCTCTCTCCTGAACATTCGCCTCCTTCTCTTGAAACATTTCCGATACACTTCCCACGTTTCTTACCGGATTATTTCTCGTTACAAATTTCTGATGATGCACCGGTTGCAAATTCTGTCTCATTTGACCAGCCGAAGTATTTTGTTCGAAAACCGCACGAGCGTTTATCGTGCGTTGAGCTATCAATTGTTGCGCCTCGTTACTACGCTGTCGCCGTAATTCTTCGCTTCGTGACTTGTGCTCGTCGTCTGTATCGCTGCTGTTCTGATGGGCCATCATCtgttgatttcgcaaattttttatctccgcTGCTCGCTgctccgattttttttcaaccatccCCGATACTTCGGACGTAGAAACCTaattagaaagaaaaacaatttttcattatttttattctcaaaaacAGTGTCgaattaacaatatttattgcATATTCAacagggataaaaaaaaaattcaagcatTTTCACCTATTATATTAGATCAGATAAACAGTGTGCCAGAAATGATTATTGACAAATgataggaaagaaaaaaataacatagGTCCATACCTGTTGCTGCTCTCTCAGCTTACTCGCCTGTTCCTCTCGCGATCTCGTTTCCAATTCGAGTCTTCGACGATCCTTCTCTAACCGGAGACGTTCTTGTTCCACTCTCtgtttttcctcgatttcTTCCCGTTGCCAAAACCGATCGCGTTCGCTCGCATTGATCTCCTGTTCGGGTATAACTctgaaaatttgtgaataaaaatttaagggGACGCCTTGGCTCTTGTCGTTAATCCATGTGAGCATTCAGAAATACAGCAGCAGTCTACATGTTGGAGCGTCAATTAATTACATCGATATTCAAAGAAATACTTTACCGAC includes:
- the Abp1 gene encoding drebrin-like protein — encoded protein: MSVNLTKNNDSLVDAWHRVVDDKSPVNWAVFGYEGQTNNLKVVGTGSGGLEEMIDELNSGSIMYAFCRVIDTKTSLPKCVLVNWQGECAPIVRKGTCANHIRDIEKLLKGAHITVNARSEEDVEVELIMEKLARATGSSYKFNEPRGENGGNSGPVGTTYRRVIPEQEINASERDRFWQREEIEEKQRVEQERLRLEKDRRRLELETRSREEQASKLREQQQVSTSEVSGMVEKKSEQRAAEIKNLRNQQMMAHQNSSDTDDEHKSRSEELRRQRSNEAQQLIAQRTINARAVFEQNTSAGQMRQNLQPVHHQKFVTRNNPVRNVGSVSEMFQEKEANVQERGERKAQERETKVEERNVTTTEESKQAAEVKVETATKASDERAAATVEQFESVEKATISKMEELAIGTNNGPPTVIGETTEESLNNVETELYNQLSGGEPYLYFDPNNEGMKARALYDYQAADDTEITFDPGDIITHIDAIDEGWWQGLGPDGTYGLFPANYVEVIENDAT